In one Hymenobacter sp. DG25B genomic region, the following are encoded:
- a CDS encoding cation-translocating P-type ATPase: MKPASAPTASFPPPSTDLQLGLTLAEAQRRRQLHGPNILSGSSQEPIWLLVWRQFRSLTVLVLIAAAIFSWVMGDTAESIAIAAVVLINSVIGLWLEWQARVSMAALHQLDVPKARVVRNGQHQTIPAPELTIGDVLLVEAGDVLPADAEVHEARQLNVNESALTGESLPVAKLPGALGTPGQLADAPTCHLYKGTAVVNGNGRAIVTGIGMNTELGRIAQMVQTAGHTATPLEIKINQLARQLILLTLGLALLYLLIGLLQGRDAVMMVKMAIILAIAAIPEGLSIVATLALAHGMLRLARQHVIVKKLSAVETLGSTSVIFTDKTGTLTQNQIAVNTIWLPSGRAEVHLSETPPLTVATGDDAVLASPQFKQLLRVAVSCNNAPYQPGQRPNPALGDPLEIALNELAFASPLPEQSACPRLDEKAFNSETRLMATLHQEPDGQYFVAVKGAAEDVLLHCHYRWDAAGLQPLSEIEKKEWIARAEQLAQTGLRTLGFASALAGTHPGTDFVHHLAWVGLIGFLDPPRLEVLPALQACRQAGIRVIMVTGDHPATARTVAAKVGLVSSAETLVVSGPALKPLDQLTTAEKEELYACTVFARVSPAQKLDLISLYQQRGDIVGMTGDGVNDAPALRKADIGIAMGLRGTQVAGEAADMVLQDDAFASIVAAIGQGRVIFANIRTFILYLTSCNLSEILLVTGVGLLHNSVPLLPLQILFLNMVTDVFPALALAVGTGHPHLMKQPPRPTQLPLLTGTDWKTGLLYASALVLGPVAIYYYSWEVLRLSPAVCNNIIFYGMALGQLLHVFNFSTDPRSFFRSEITRNPYIWLALGICLALFVASYYVPSLRRLLGVQPFTSLMAGLIVAAGLIPVLLVRLGYGLLALIPSSTPEKSASS; encoded by the coding sequence ATGAAACCGGCCAGCGCTCCTACGGCTTCGTTCCCGCCCCCTTCCACCGATTTGCAGCTGGGGCTGACATTGGCGGAGGCGCAACGGCGGCGGCAGCTGCATGGCCCCAACATTCTGTCCGGTAGCAGCCAGGAGCCCATCTGGCTGCTGGTGTGGCGGCAGTTCCGGAGCCTTACCGTGCTGGTGCTCATTGCGGCAGCCATTTTTTCCTGGGTGATGGGCGATACCGCCGAGAGCATAGCTATTGCCGCGGTGGTGCTCATCAATTCGGTTATCGGACTGTGGCTGGAGTGGCAGGCCCGGGTATCCATGGCGGCTTTGCACCAGCTGGATGTGCCCAAAGCCCGCGTAGTGCGCAACGGGCAGCACCAAACCATTCCCGCCCCGGAGCTGACCATTGGCGATGTGCTGCTGGTGGAAGCCGGCGACGTGCTGCCGGCCGATGCCGAAGTACACGAAGCCCGGCAGCTCAACGTAAACGAATCCGCCCTTACGGGAGAGTCCTTGCCGGTGGCCAAGCTGCCCGGCGCATTGGGCACCCCCGGGCAGCTGGCTGATGCGCCAACCTGCCACCTCTACAAGGGTACGGCTGTGGTAAACGGCAATGGCCGCGCTATTGTAACGGGCATTGGCATGAATACCGAGCTGGGCCGCATTGCGCAAATGGTGCAAACCGCCGGGCACACCGCCACGCCGCTCGAAATCAAGATAAACCAGCTGGCCCGGCAGCTCATTCTGCTCACGCTGGGCCTGGCGCTGCTGTACCTGCTGATTGGGCTGCTGCAGGGCCGGGATGCCGTAATGATGGTGAAAATGGCCATTATTCTGGCTATTGCGGCCATTCCGGAAGGGCTTTCCATTGTGGCTACCCTGGCCCTGGCGCATGGTATGCTGCGCCTGGCCCGGCAGCACGTTATCGTCAAAAAGCTGTCGGCGGTGGAAACGCTGGGCAGCACCAGCGTCATCTTTACCGATAAAACCGGCACGCTCACCCAAAATCAGATAGCCGTAAATACCATCTGGCTACCCAGTGGCCGCGCCGAGGTGCACCTCTCCGAAACGCCCCCCTTAACGGTGGCAACCGGCGACGACGCGGTGCTGGCCTCGCCCCAGTTCAAGCAGCTGCTGCGCGTGGCCGTTTCCTGTAACAACGCCCCCTACCAGCCCGGACAGCGGCCCAACCCGGCCCTGGGCGACCCGTTGGAAATTGCCCTGAATGAGCTGGCCTTCGCCTCGCCGCTGCCCGAGCAAAGTGCCTGTCCCCGCCTGGATGAAAAGGCTTTCAACTCGGAAACCCGCCTGATGGCCACCCTGCATCAGGAACCGGACGGCCAGTATTTTGTGGCCGTGAAAGGCGCCGCTGAAGATGTGCTGCTCCACTGCCACTACCGCTGGGATGCCGCCGGACTACAGCCGCTATCGGAAATTGAAAAGAAGGAATGGATTGCCCGCGCGGAGCAGCTGGCCCAAACCGGTCTGCGCACGCTGGGCTTTGCCAGTGCCCTGGCCGGCACCCACCCCGGCACCGATTTTGTGCACCACCTGGCTTGGGTAGGCCTGATTGGCTTTCTGGATCCGCCGCGGCTGGAGGTGCTGCCGGCCCTGCAGGCCTGCCGGCAGGCGGGCATTCGGGTAATTATGGTAACCGGCGACCACCCGGCCACGGCCCGCACGGTGGCGGCTAAAGTAGGCCTGGTATCCAGCGCAGAAACCCTGGTAGTAAGCGGCCCGGCCCTGAAACCCCTTGACCAACTGACCACGGCCGAAAAAGAGGAGCTGTACGCCTGCACCGTTTTTGCCCGCGTGAGCCCGGCCCAAAAGCTGGATTTGATTTCGCTCTACCAGCAGCGCGGCGATATTGTGGGCATGACCGGCGACGGGGTGAATGACGCGCCGGCGCTGCGCAAAGCGGATATTGGCATTGCCATGGGGCTGCGGGGCACGCAGGTAGCCGGGGAGGCTGCGGATATGGTGCTGCAGGATGATGCCTTTGCCTCCATAGTGGCGGCCATTGGGCAGGGGCGCGTCATTTTCGCCAATATCCGTACCTTCATTCTCTACCTTACTTCCTGCAACCTGAGCGAAATTCTGCTGGTGACGGGCGTGGGCCTGCTGCATAACTCGGTGCCTCTGCTGCCCCTGCAAATTCTGTTTCTGAACATGGTGACGGATGTATTCCCGGCCCTGGCGCTGGCCGTGGGCACGGGCCACCCGCACCTGATGAAACAGCCGCCGCGCCCCACGCAATTGCCCCTGCTCACCGGCACAGATTGGAAAACCGGCCTGCTGTATGCCTCAGCCCTGGTGCTGGGCCCGGTGGCTATTTATTACTACAGCTGGGAGGTGCTCCGGCTTTCTCCGGCGGTGTGCAACAATATTATTTTTTATGGCATGGCCCTGGGCCAGCTGCTGCACGTGTTCAACTTTTCTACCGACCCCCGCAGCTTTTTTCGGTCTGAAATTACCCGTAACCCCTACATCTGGCTGGCACTGGGCATTTGCTTGGCGCTGTTTGTGGCCTCGTATTACGTGCCCTCGTTGCGGCGGCTGCTGGGCGTTCAGCCCTTCACTTCCCTCATGGCGGGCCTGATAGTAGCCGCCGGCCTTATTCCCGTACTGCTGGTGCGGTTAGGGTATGGCCTGCTGGCCCTGATTCCTTCCTCTACCCCAGAAAAATCGGCTTCCTCCTGA
- a CDS encoding L,D-transpeptidase family protein, with amino-acid sequence MRYLFFCLLGLLLADMRQCSSPPGANGQSAAASEANTIAAAKPPEPIGPYIQALLDTTAAGSTPAADARLQLLAGPAVRRFYAEAQPAWTLPADSLAPPARTALQLLAHADDFGLLRTDYHWPRLQALRDSLARRSTARQQARLEVYLTDALLHLMRDLHRGKLHPYTLSAREIAAKKPLPVEVLLRQGVQAQQVRETVEACQPRNREYRQLQRALQAWLRRPVASNPDSAAVHQSRFRQVAINLERWRWGTFPDSEYVLINLPAYELYLVKQDSLQRRHHVIVGKPITPSPTLSSRITHFTLAPDWHVPNSIATKELLPMLRRNPAAFVNNNYSIYNRQGTPVNPYQVNWYRVSAQNFPYTIRQSSGCDNALGNIVFRFPSPYSVYLHDTPMRGAFALPVRALSHGCIRLAQPMQLAAYLLRRDGKQLRLPSESECARQTQPKDIWLRRPLPIHIRYLTCAAEQGQLRFYPDIYRRDASIRKAFFGQSSSLYSFERRTTKKPRPWPGLCLNKHTLPMYLPRALPKNG; translated from the coding sequence ATGCGGTATCTGTTTTTTTGCTTGTTGGGTTTGCTGCTGGCCGATATGCGCCAGTGTTCCTCGCCCCCGGGCGCCAACGGGCAATCTGCCGCCGCTTCAGAAGCCAATACCATAGCCGCAGCAAAGCCACCAGAGCCTATTGGACCCTACATACAGGCTCTGCTGGATACCACGGCCGCCGGCAGTACCCCGGCCGCCGATGCCCGTCTGCAACTGCTGGCCGGACCGGCCGTGCGCCGCTTTTACGCCGAGGCCCAACCCGCCTGGACGCTGCCCGCCGACAGCCTGGCGCCGCCGGCCCGCACTGCCCTGCAGCTCCTGGCCCACGCCGATGACTTTGGCCTGCTGCGCACCGACTACCACTGGCCCCGCCTGCAGGCCCTGCGCGATTCGCTGGCCCGCCGCAGCACTGCCCGCCAGCAGGCCCGCCTGGAGGTTTACCTGACCGATGCCCTGCTGCACCTCATGCGCGACCTGCACCGCGGCAAGCTGCACCCCTACACGCTTTCGGCCCGGGAAATTGCGGCTAAAAAACCGCTGCCGGTAGAGGTGCTATTGCGCCAGGGCGTGCAGGCGCAGCAGGTGCGGGAAACGGTGGAGGCCTGCCAGCCCCGCAACCGGGAATACCGGCAGCTGCAGCGGGCCCTGCAGGCCTGGCTCCGGCGCCCGGTTGCCTCTAACCCTGACTCGGCGGCCGTGCACCAAAGCCGGTTTCGGCAGGTGGCCATTAATCTGGAGCGGTGGCGCTGGGGCACCTTCCCCGACTCCGAATATGTGCTTATTAATCTGCCGGCGTATGAGCTGTATCTGGTGAAGCAGGACAGCCTACAGCGGCGCCATCATGTTATTGTGGGTAAGCCCATTACACCCTCCCCCACGCTCAGCAGCCGCATCACGCACTTCACTCTGGCCCCCGACTGGCACGTACCCAACTCCATTGCCACCAAAGAGCTGTTACCCATGCTGCGCCGCAACCCGGCCGCCTTCGTCAACAATAATTACAGCATTTATAACCGCCAGGGCACGCCCGTAAACCCGTATCAGGTAAACTGGTACCGGGTATCGGCCCAGAATTTTCCGTATACCATCCGGCAGTCATCGGGCTGCGATAATGCATTGGGTAACATTGTGTTCCGCTTTCCCAGTCCTTATTCCGTTTACCTGCACGATACGCCCATGCGCGGGGCATTTGCCCTGCCGGTGCGGGCGCTCAGCCATGGCTGCATCCGGCTGGCGCAGCCCATGCAGCTGGCCGCCTACCTGCTGCGCCGCGACGGCAAGCAGCTGCGCCTGCCCTCCGAAAGTGAGTGTGCCCGCCAAACCCAACCCAAAGACATCTGGCTTCGGCGCCCCCTGCCCATTCACATACGCTACCTGACATGCGCCGCCGAACAGGGCCAGCTCCGCTTTTACCCCGATATCTACCGCCGCGACGCCAGCATACGGAAAGCATTTTTTGGGCAGTCAAGTTCGCTTTACTCTTTTGAACGCCGGACCACAAAAAAGCCCCGGCCATGGCCGGGGC